The DNA segment CAGATACACCAAAAGTGACAAAAGGAGATGTTTAATCCCCAAAGCTCATCCAGGCCCAGGAACCAACGGCACTTCCGAGAATGAGGATGGTCAAGATGGCTGCGCCCGCCCTGTCgccgttggtgatgggggcgaGCGGCTCACTCGGACCTCTGGACTTGGAACCAGCGTCGTAGTTGGGCTTGCTCAGACctgtgaggttgttggccggaggaggtgcgTCGTCAATCAGCAAGCTGgacacagcagccaacacatTCATCTGCTCGCCAGCGCCGCTCGTCTTGTCGACGGCAGGATCAACATAGACACCCTCCCTCCAGTAGAAGCCGCACCTCCGACCCGTGTCACCTCCTGTGCACTGCTTGACAGCAGCTTCGGTAGACGTCCTCAAGACCGGGAGGATCTTGTCCCGGGTATGCGGGGCGACCTTGGTGACCACGGACAGCCAGCGGTGGACGTAGCCCTTGAACGACAACATGTCTGCCGTGCAGGCGCCCTTGCGGCCCTCGCAGGGAATTTCGTAGGCGATGTCGTCCTCGAAGAAATCGCGATGCATGCCCTCCCACAGCTTGTCGACTCTCGTCTTCCAAATCTCACTGCCGTTGGTGTAGTTGTACATGAAGGCGCTCCCGTGCAGCAAGAGGGCAGCGTTGTAGCTGAACTGggctttgttgatgtcggTGCAGTTGTGCTCGACGTGGCCACCGTCATACACACGCCAGTCCTTGTGGTCAATATACCCTACATCCCACAGCCACTGGAACGTCTTGTCGGCCCAGTCGGCATATGACTGGTTGAAGGTGTAGGCTGCCAAGCGGGCGCCCAAGTCAAAGAAGCAGCCGTTGGCAATGGTGTTCTTGTAGTTGTAACCTGCGTTCATGGGGGGAACCTGCCATCTCAGACCTCCGTTGCAGGTGTTGTCGTGTCTTTCGGGGGCGGCTTGGGTGTGGAAAACAGCCTGGGCCAGGGCAAGCCACTGGGGCTGGTCCTCTGGCGGGTTGGGGAATTTATTCTCGGCCGCCAACATGGCACTCATGCCCCAGAAACCCTGATCGTCGTTGCCCAGCGAGGCCGTGTGGTTGGGCGGCATGTAATCCTCGTTGGGACCGACCTGGTGAATCATGCCTTCGGTGACTACCTTGTTGTAGGACTCGTCGCCTGTTAGAAACCAATAATCGACGTAAGTGCCCATCAtggctcctccttcccaccagTAGTAGTCGCCCTTGTGTTCTGTGGGGGGACCGGGGAGAATGCCGGGAATTTCACCCGACTGGTTGCCCTTGTAGTAGAGCATGAGGTCGTAGGCGAGCGTGGCGGCGGACTCCTTGATTTCGGCTGCAAACAACAAAACGATCAACATCAATTCATCGGATTCTCTCGACATGTGCTGAGTCGGGTCGGTACCTTTTGTGCCCAGCTTATAGACGGTAGCTCGTGCGCCGGGAAGCAAGCAGCTTGTGGTGGCCAGCAGCGCCGTCAACCATCGCGACGGGCTTTTCAGTGCTGGCGTTGTCGCCATTTTCGcggctgtggttgttgcaaTCGCCCAATCTTCTGTATCTGCTATGTTATCCAACTCGAAAGTTTGGGCGATCTGAGGGTATGcgtcgttgtcgttggtggTCGAATCCGGAATAAGCTCGCGCTCAGGTCAAAGCGAAAGCTGGAATAGGGGAACGAGcgtgggtttggtgggagTAACGAGTgtgggtggcggtggtggtgatgaccaGCACCTGGTGTTTACCTAGTTCATCAACATATACCTTacaggtgatgatgacggaggggtggtgttgacgatGATAACGGCgatggaggcggtggaggaggtggtagaTGGAAAAGAGCGAGGCCAGGTGGAAAAGGCATGGTTtcaggaggtgggagggccAAGATGACGCGAAGAAACACCTCCTTGTCGCTGCTTGGTATTCTCGTTTGGCGCTTGGCTTCTTGGCTTTTCTGTTTTTTGGCTGCAATGGCTGGGCATCGGCGAGGCGGTGCACGCTCACCTCCACTGTTGACGGTGCCATTGGCTGTTTGCATTTGCTCTCCCAGCCTTGGCGGCCATCAGGAACACTGCGATGCAGGTGGgcctctcttttttttctcgatGATATCCCTCGAGTTCCAATACTCTACAATTGATTCCGGGCACTAGGTGAGTCGTGGATGCTGCGCCGTTAGTCAATTCATCATTTTCGTTGCGCCGTCAGGGCCGGACACGTGGATATCAGCATCGGAGAAGCTCTGCCCGCTGCTGCCGGTGAGGTGGGCAGTGGAATACGGAAGCCAAGATGCACAGAGAGGCCATCTCAAGATCCCAACCTGGAACCCCCACCACAGGCCCCACATGCAACTGATCAACCCCAGAAACGGTGAAAATCCACCCCACCGATGTTCCAGACCCTCCAAAACCTGTTTTAATTCAGATCCAAGCTCCCCgaacaacttcaacaagaaCGATAAGATATATGTACGTGTGGTAGCCCTCTACTACACGGACTTGTCCCTGTCGTTCTCTGGCTATCTACCTGAGTCTCGGTGGTACACTGGTTGTCAACGCCGCCCACCTCACTTTGGCCAATTTCTTGTCTGAAATCTCGACTAACGCCTTGGAGACTTGGAAAACACTTGGAAGCTGTTGGCATACGTCAACCGGTACGCTCAACGGCTTTTTCTGCCAGCGATCACCTCTTGTTCGGAATTGTTGGCACGCGCGTCCCCGACAGCTAGCAATTTCACAATTTGCGTATCCGTATCTGATGTGGCTGATTATATCTCGTGTTCAGTTATGGCTTAGACCGACAATGCATACTTTTTTTCTATTTACATATCCTGTCCATTTACATACATCAAAAAAGCAACTGGCGCACACACTAGCGCTCCCTATCTACTTAGTTGTTTGCCGTCTTGTCGTTGTAGTAATGGATCTGTCGGGGCAATGTCAGTTGGCACCATCTCAATCACTCAAGTAATTATGAGGGGAACTCACAGTATGGTCGGAGCACCCTGCAGGCGTTTGATAACCATAAGCGCCCGTGTTGATGAACAGTTGCTGGTTCTTGCACACAAGCCAGGCTCCGACGTTCTGCCTCCTGATGCTCGGCACGCTCCACGTGAGGGTGTCTCCCTGCCACGCAAACGTCCCAAACGTCGACTTGGTcgtgttgaagaaggtggccAGAGTACGAGGAGGGTTGGCCTTGTCGGtcggctcctccacccagaGATACAACGGTGGGTTGGATACCTTGTTGACTAGCTGTCCACCCTCGATGTTGAACTGTCCTGCCGTGGTGTGTGACTCGAGAATAGCGATGCCGGGAACATTCGCGGGCTTCGTCTGGAGGTATTTGTGATAGTTTGGAGGCGTCACGCCACGAATCCAATAGGCACCTtgctggagggtggtgggagagggtgtggaGACTGGTGTGTCTGCTTGAGCAACAGGTGAGGCTAGGCAGGCGCCCGCGCTGAGCAGGATGGAGACAATGGTTGACTtcatggtggtggcgctACCGACGAGAGTCTTGGGTTGTCGACAAGCTTTGAGATGGAAGGTTAGCTGCACCTCGGCTTTTAAGGGGTCTCTTGGTCGGAACGACGCCGATCGGATGATCGAAGATCAATATAAGGCTCAATATATACACCGGGGCCTTTGCCTCCTGGCGAGCGCTTTGCTAGTGGAATTAACCTCTCCGCCGGTATTGAGCTGCTTTAATCCCGCGTCCCGTGAGAGGGGCGCTGCTTTGTGAACAGGAAAAGGTAGATCGGCTGCTCTGCTAGATCCGGGTAAATGGCCTCGACATGAAATGATCGATTGTTACTACCACATAAAAGAAACAGACTAATATTGAAAATATACAAGAAACCATGTCCTCGACACATGAATATGTACCCCAATACAGCTCGTCCCGATGtccctgaacccctgaatcctTCACGTAATCACCTCAGCCTCGCGATGTTCGCATCTCGTAAACATTCTCCCGTCGCTTCCCTTTGGCGTGCATATCAGCAGgagcctccaccaccggcaccgtCCCGGGACTGATAGGCTCTCCCTCATAAGGACTCAGTGGCCAAGTGTTGTTGAGAGGGTGGTTATGTGTaggaggtgcaggtgcagGCAAGTCTTGCCCCCACACGGGCTTGATCATACTATTTCGGGTGCTTTCAAAAGGATTGCGCTCTGAAAAGGCCGGTCCCGGTGATGGACTCATCAGTGCAAAATCCCTGGGATGAATCGCGTCATAGTAATCCTGAGCTTGCTGACGattctgcttctttttgcGGCGTCTGCAAGAAACATGATGAGCAGAGTGAGAATGATGACCAAGATTAGTATCCCGCCTATCACCGCCCCTGCGATGACGCCCTGGGTCGTACCAGGCATGTCCATAGGTCGGGAGCTGGGTGTTGCCGACGCGGAAGGCACGGGACTGGCGTCGATCATGGCTGCTGCCAGTGTGGTCTCTCACCGCATCCGACCATGGTCTGGAACGGACGATCGTGATATGTCAGCATGTTTCAAAAGACGAGGCAGGATTGGTGCTGTTTGATCCAGGTCAGGTTGTTAGAGACGACGCCTCAAATGTTCTTAGGACACCGTACACGTACCAACAGGTTGTATGTGGACCAAGATTATTGCAACGCCCACGATTGAAGTCGCCGTTGTCTAAGCAGGCTGTGGCGACATCGCAACCTACTGATGTTGGACAGCAGCCCACATGGCCTTGAGCGGTACTACAAACCAACCCTCCGTTGCATGTTATAGGCTTGTCTATTGGGCCATGTTAGACCAAAGCAAAGAGGCAGGGTTTGGAACGTAAGCAACGTACTGATATCACCTTGAATATAGGCACAGGTAGTGAGGGCATTCTGTCTCAACAACAGGCCCCGCGGACTatgaggagggtttggggaCGCCGTAGGAGCTGGTGCCTGTGCTGGTCCATGATCCCAGTCAGGAGCCTCTGCGTGGAAATGCGTGGGCTTTGCCGCATGCCATCTTAATTCCGGCGCAAGAGCACCTTGAAAGCTTCTATGGGCACCTTCGGGGACTCCGTGATGAGCTCCTCCAAAGTGGGCTTCAACTCGGAGAATGAgtgagaggaagaagagccaCATAACTCGGAAGGTTAAAGTTGGTACGGTCAAGCCCATGTCGGACATAGGTATTCGCAGCACTGGATGAGTGGAAATGAAGACATTCAGCAATTCTGTATCTTTGATCCACCTAGTGCTTAAAGGGCTTGCGAAAGTCTGGCCCGACAGTCTGGACAGGTCAACTGAGCGGGGCAGAACAAAGACTAGATCTCCACAAAGACCCTCGGTAGCTGGGCAAGCTAGGTATGAGCGCCTGGGAAGCTTTATCCAGAGCCTCATTCAGAGACCGACCATGCGGGCCGTGGCGTACGCGTTCTCTCAACTACAAAGAAACCCTCGGGAATTTTGCACAAATCAGGGCATTTCTGTCCTACCTAGTAGAATGCTGACTCAAGTACCTCAATTGCGAGCTGGCCAATGCGCCGGCATGTGTGGGAAAAGGGGTAATTCAGGGGTGACCAAGGTTTGTTCCTATAGCACGGCAGAGAACTCTACATGGCCAAAATGTCTCATTTTTCTCACCGAAACCGGCTATTATTAAGGTGCTGTTATTCTATATACGTATTCATTAGGCATTATTTCATGTCATGGCATCTGTGCGAACTTTGGCTCATTGACTCAGATATCGATCCATCTCGCCATCCATTTGTCAacagcctccttggcctcatcAACCAGCCCAAGTTCTGTCAAAATGTTAGCCACCCCATCCAAATGTTATCGGAGCCATCAGACGAAACTTACCCAAAAGAAGCTGAACACCACCTCTGATACCGCTTTCCAAAGCAGAGGCAATCCAAGCATGCGTGTAGCTGGTGTGCTCGCCGACAAAGATTAACTGTGTCCATGCGTTAGCTTTTTATCATGTCAGTCTTGAGCAGGGCAGGATAACGTACCCCATCATAAGTCTTGAAGTACTCGGGAATATACAGCTG comes from the Podospora pseudocomata strain CBS 415.72m chromosome 5, whole genome shotgun sequence genome and includes:
- a CDS encoding hypothetical protein (CAZy:GH76; COG:G; EggNog:ENOG503PB9G); this encodes MATTPALKSPSRWLTALLATTSCLLPGARATVYKLGTKGTDPTQHMSRESDELMLIVLLFAAEIKESAATLAYDLMLYYKGNQSGEIPGILPGPPTEHKGDYYWWEGGAMMGTYVDYWFLTGDESYNKVVTEGMIHQVGPNEDYMPPNHTASLGNDDQGFWGMSAMLAAENKFPNPPEDQPQWLALAQAVFHTQAAPERHDNTCNGGLRWQVPPMNAGYNYKNTIANGCFFDLGARLAAYTFNQSYADWADKTFQWLWDVGYIDHKDWRVYDGGHVEHNCTDINKAQFSYNAALLLHGSAFMYNYTNGSEIWKTRVDKLWEGMHRDFFEDDIAYEIPCEGRKGACTADMLSFKGYVHRWLSVVTKVAPHTRDKILPVLRTSTEAAVKQCTGGDTGRRCGFYWREGVYVDPAVDKTSGAGEQMNVLAAVSSLLIDDAPPPANNLTGLSKPNYDAGSKSRGPSEPLAPITNGDRAGAAILTILILGSAVGSWAWMSFGD
- a CDS encoding hypothetical protein (EggNog:ENOG503PDIR), with translation MKSTIVSILLSAGACLASPVAQADTPVSTPSPTTLQQGAYWIRGVTPPNYHKYLQTKPANVPGIAILESHTTAGQFNIEGGQLVNKVSNPPLYLWVEEPTDKANPPRTLATFFNTTKSTFGTFAWQGDTLTWSVPSIRRQNVGAWLVCKNQQLFINTGAYGYQTPAGCSDHTIHYYNDKTANN